A genomic window from Candidatus Pelagisphaera phototrophica includes:
- a CDS encoding DUF1552 domain-containing protein codes for MNPLINRRDFIKGAGGAALSLPWFESLAKLAPRKLPKTRLAYFYVPIGVVRRSFFPGEAEAEVPEGNQSSNMASLFLPEIKPGLHNLGLTPTLQPLAPVKDKITLITGLDRQFQHGTDVHAQCASCFLSSATPYSVETSAYPLDRTLDHIIADNVARETPFRSLEFSCNSHRDNKESMYFDNMSWYGTGHLAPSIRDPRKMYNRLFRDQEIQNFRNITDLVLEDARTLNRNLGYTDQQKFAEYFHSIRTIEERIDKLDRMKGELDKTPMPEPTGAYLPRGEYIRLMGDLMVIALQTGLTRVATFMVGPERWNTPFTYDSLFDKPMSHHYMSHNQTEHVEDLERLDRFHMEQYLYLVQKMDGIVESDGSTLLDNTIFTYGSGLGDGSTHQYHDLPIVVAGSGRGTLRTGQHYHSPEATPLANLWLTQARAMGLDMDRFADSSGILSQLQS; via the coding sequence ATGAATCCTCTAATCAACAGACGCGATTTCATAAAAGGCGCCGGCGGGGCAGCTCTTTCGTTGCCTTGGTTCGAGAGCCTAGCTAAGCTTGCTCCAAGGAAGTTGCCTAAAACACGCTTGGCCTATTTCTACGTACCCATCGGCGTAGTTAGACGATCGTTTTTTCCTGGAGAAGCGGAAGCGGAGGTTCCCGAAGGGAATCAGAGCAGCAATATGGCCTCCCTATTCCTTCCGGAAATAAAGCCAGGCCTCCACAACCTGGGTCTTACACCCACACTACAGCCATTGGCCCCGGTTAAGGACAAAATTACCTTAATCACAGGACTCGATAGGCAGTTTCAGCACGGCACTGATGTTCACGCCCAATGCGCTTCTTGCTTTTTGAGCAGCGCAACGCCTTATTCGGTGGAAACCTCCGCCTATCCTCTCGATCGCACACTTGACCATATCATTGCAGACAACGTCGCCCGCGAAACGCCTTTCCGATCTTTGGAATTCAGTTGCAACAGCCATCGCGACAATAAGGAGTCGATGTATTTTGACAACATGTCTTGGTACGGCACTGGCCACCTAGCTCCGTCAATCCGCGATCCCCGCAAGATGTACAACCGGCTTTTCCGTGATCAGGAAATCCAGAATTTCCGCAACATCACGGACTTAGTTCTTGAAGACGCTCGAACATTAAATCGTAATCTTGGATACACAGATCAGCAGAAGTTCGCCGAGTATTTTCATTCCATTCGAACGATCGAAGAGAGGATTGACAAGCTCGACCGCATGAAAGGCGAGCTCGACAAGACGCCCATGCCCGAGCCAACCGGAGCCTATCTCCCAAGAGGCGAATACATTCGGCTCATGGGAGATCTCATGGTGATCGCCTTGCAAACCGGATTGACTCGAGTAGCCACTTTCATGGTGGGACCCGAGCGTTGGAACACGCCTTTCACTTACGATAGTCTGTTCGACAAGCCCATGAGCCATCACTACATGTCTCACAACCAGACTGAGCACGTAGAGGATCTAGAGCGGCTGGATCGATTCCATATGGAGCAGTATCTCTATTTGGTCCAAAAAATGGATGGCATAGTCGAATCCGATGGATCGACACTTCTCGACAACACTATCTTCACCTATGGCTCCGGCCTCGGTGACGGGTCGACCCACCAGTACCACGACCTGCCCATTGTGGTCGCTGGTTCCGGTAGAGGGACCCTGAGAACAGGTCAGCACTACCATAGTCCAGAAGCCACACCCCTTGCCAACCTTTGGCTTACCCAGGCTCGAGCGATGGGGCTCGATATGGACCGTTTCGCCGACAGTTCAGGGATTCTTTCCCAGCTGCAATCCTAG
- a CDS encoding efflux RND transporter permease subunit, whose protein sequence is MISWFTKNGIAANFLMVGIFLAGLYTAFFKIPLEVTPALSWDLVMMDMRYRGATPKDIEKAILIPVETALERVQGIEQLNADGGNGRARFYLRAKDGVDLRSLMDDVKAAVDTINTFPAETEPPRIFIPESANSREVLTIAVSGHLSDHDLLKAARQVQDDLLEMPGISRINIQGDRAREISIEADERKLRSYGLTFQQIADAIRRNSIDMPAGTIQSRSGRLTVRTRGQAYTEEDFSKIPIRSKDGADVLVGEVATIIDGFEGGTKYVEFNEKPALYVEVMRIGQESAIGISDKVRKYVDTAHNRFPNGVELHIWKDESQSIRGRLDTLVTSLFQGSILVMIILGIFLRPQVAFWVVLGIPISFAGGVLLMPFFGVTANIMSLFGYILVLGVVVDDAIITGENVYSQLKTGMDPTEASILGTKQVAVPVTFGVITTAVAFLPLLYFEGVWGDFAKQIPPIVAPVLLFSLIESKFILPAHLKNVRIKPTKNAFGRFQTRVANSMEQFAESVYQPALKFAVANRWSVLCLFATMGLLMGGYCMGGRLGFQSFPSVDTTRLTAILALPGDVRLETTDRYIRRIVDAVDQLKTEFVDPETDEPLVRNVSIVSGAKYPGKGYSQSQGFVQVEVVPPEGRSEPGPRNSVIANRWAEIIGPIPEARTFRVYSESTLQQGGEYNEDNLNLELRGPSSEEKAIVADEIRTMLSGYEGINNAWANVNFRADELEVTLKPRAAELGLTQQLLARQIRQAFYGEQAQRILQGVDDVRVMVRLPEDERESLYTFERIKIRTPRGADVPLTTVADVTFTQAPTHIERNDRAEVIRIGAQPIDETVDIVGISKEIEPRIQELCNEVEGLSFQWMGYVAEAEESRRRTIIGSLALLFILYALLAIPFKSMTQPFFVLIALPFGIVGALLGHMVMGLTPSYLSIFGMLALAGVVVNDSLVLVDFVNQRKAAGMSLRDAAFEAGGKRFRPIILTSLTTFVGLLPLMMESSLQAQFLIPMAVSLGFGVVFATVITLFLIPCTLLVAQDLGTMLSTAKQWYWKPFKSEESLEGNA, encoded by the coding sequence ATGATAAGCTGGTTCACGAAAAATGGAATCGCCGCCAACTTTCTCATGGTTGGCATTTTCCTTGCCGGCTTGTACACCGCCTTCTTCAAAATCCCGCTGGAAGTGACTCCCGCTCTGAGCTGGGACCTTGTCATGATGGATATGAGATATCGAGGAGCGACTCCCAAGGATATCGAAAAAGCCATCTTGATCCCGGTTGAAACCGCCTTGGAAAGAGTCCAAGGAATTGAGCAACTCAACGCCGACGGCGGCAACGGGCGAGCCCGCTTTTACCTGCGAGCCAAAGACGGTGTAGATTTGCGCAGCTTGATGGACGACGTCAAAGCCGCAGTTGATACCATCAACACATTTCCTGCTGAAACCGAACCGCCCCGCATTTTCATACCGGAATCGGCAAACTCGCGAGAGGTACTCACGATCGCGGTTTCGGGGCATTTGAGCGACCACGACCTCCTCAAAGCCGCTCGCCAAGTTCAAGATGATCTTCTGGAGATGCCGGGCATCAGCAGAATCAACATTCAAGGAGACCGTGCTCGTGAGATTTCGATCGAAGCGGATGAGCGGAAACTCCGATCCTATGGACTGACCTTCCAGCAGATAGCCGACGCCATTCGCCGGAATTCTATCGATATGCCCGCCGGCACTATTCAAAGCCGAAGCGGGCGCTTAACGGTCAGGACCCGGGGCCAAGCATACACCGAAGAGGATTTTTCCAAAATTCCCATCCGCTCGAAAGACGGGGCTGATGTCCTCGTAGGAGAGGTAGCCACGATCATCGATGGTTTCGAAGGCGGCACCAAATACGTCGAATTCAACGAAAAGCCGGCTCTCTATGTAGAAGTCATGCGGATTGGACAAGAGAGTGCCATCGGCATCTCTGACAAGGTGCGGAAATACGTAGACACCGCCCACAATCGATTTCCGAATGGCGTCGAACTGCACATTTGGAAAGACGAGTCCCAAAGCATACGCGGCCGCTTGGATACGCTCGTTACTTCCCTCTTTCAGGGAAGTATCCTCGTCATGATCATACTGGGCATTTTTCTGCGTCCGCAGGTTGCTTTCTGGGTCGTGTTGGGTATCCCGATTTCCTTTGCCGGCGGCGTCTTGCTCATGCCCTTCTTTGGGGTGACGGCAAACATCATGAGCCTTTTCGGCTATATTCTGGTACTGGGGGTCGTTGTCGATGATGCCATTATTACAGGCGAAAATGTCTATTCCCAACTCAAGACCGGCATGGACCCGACTGAGGCCAGCATACTGGGGACGAAACAGGTGGCCGTGCCTGTTACCTTCGGTGTCATAACAACCGCAGTCGCCTTTTTACCCCTGCTCTATTTCGAAGGCGTCTGGGGAGATTTCGCAAAGCAAATTCCTCCTATCGTTGCCCCGGTACTGCTATTCTCGCTAATCGAATCCAAGTTTATTTTGCCAGCGCACCTTAAAAACGTGCGCATCAAGCCGACTAAAAATGCGTTCGGACGCTTTCAGACGCGGGTCGCCAATAGCATGGAGCAATTTGCGGAGAGCGTCTATCAACCGGCACTGAAATTCGCTGTAGCCAATCGATGGTCGGTATTGTGCCTTTTCGCAACCATGGGATTGCTCATGGGCGGTTACTGCATGGGCGGGCGGCTCGGTTTTCAGTCCTTCCCAAGCGTTGATACCACTCGCCTCACAGCCATCCTGGCACTTCCGGGCGATGTCCGCTTGGAAACCACAGACCGCTACATTAGAAGAATCGTCGATGCGGTTGATCAGCTTAAAACCGAGTTCGTCGATCCGGAAACGGACGAACCGCTGGTGCGGAATGTTTCTATCGTATCTGGAGCTAAGTATCCAGGTAAAGGATACAGTCAGTCTCAGGGATTCGTCCAAGTGGAAGTCGTTCCCCCGGAGGGTAGAAGCGAGCCGGGACCGCGCAATAGCGTGATCGCCAATCGGTGGGCTGAAATCATTGGGCCTATCCCCGAAGCCAGAACGTTTCGAGTGTATTCCGAGTCCACGCTCCAACAAGGGGGCGAGTATAACGAGGATAATTTGAATCTTGAACTGCGCGGTCCGAGCTCAGAGGAAAAAGCGATAGTCGCTGACGAGATCCGGACGATGCTATCGGGGTACGAGGGTATCAATAACGCCTGGGCCAATGTTAACTTTCGGGCAGATGAACTGGAGGTAACCCTTAAGCCCAGAGCCGCTGAGCTGGGCCTAACGCAACAGCTTCTGGCGCGTCAAATCCGCCAAGCATTTTACGGGGAGCAGGCTCAACGGATACTGCAGGGCGTCGACGACGTTCGCGTCATGGTGCGATTGCCCGAAGATGAACGCGAATCCTTGTATACTTTTGAGCGTATCAAAATCCGCACTCCTCGGGGAGCTGACGTACCTCTGACGACCGTAGCAGATGTCACCTTCACGCAAGCTCCAACCCACATAGAGCGAAACGACCGAGCTGAAGTCATTCGCATCGGGGCCCAGCCGATCGACGAAACCGTAGACATCGTTGGAATCTCGAAAGAAATCGAGCCTCGAATTCAAGAGCTGTGCAACGAGGTGGAAGGCTTGTCGTTCCAATGGATGGGATATGTGGCCGAAGCCGAAGAATCGAGACGTCGCACCATCATCGGCTCTTTAGCCCTGCTATTCATCCTCTACGCCCTTCTTGCGATCCCATTCAAATCCATGACACAGCCCTTCTTCGTCTTGATCGCCCTTCCATTTGGCATCGTCGGGGCCTTGCTTGGGCACATGGTCATGGGCCTAACGCCCTCTTACCTATCAATCTTCGGAATGCTAGCGTTGGCTGGAGTCGTGGTGAACGACTCTTTGGTCTTGGTCGATTTCGTAAACCAAAGAAAGGCAGCTGGTATGAGTCTCCGCGATGCTGCCTTTGAGGCCGGAGGTAAACGATTTCGCCCCATCATTCTTACCTCCCTAACAACATTCGTTGGTTTGCTTCCGCTTATGATGGAATCCTCCCTGCAAGCCCAGTTCCTCATACCCATGGCCGTATCTCTGGGATTCGGCGTCGTATTCGCCACTGTTATCACCTTGTTCCTCATACCTTGCACTCTTCTGGTTGCCCAAGACCTTGGGACAATGTTGTCCACAGCGAAGCAATGGTATTGGAAGCCCTTCAAGTCAGAGGAAAGTCTGGAAGGTAATGCTTAA